The nucleotide sequence AATTATATCCATACATAATAAATGCACAATGGAATAACgttgaaggagaaggaataACGTCAATAACCGAAACAGTAATGGAAGCTACAGGTGCAAAAATCAGGATCAGcggtggaaaaagaaagacacCTTCGTGATCATATTTTATCTCCTCAGAAGGAATATTATGGTAAAGATAAAGATTTATCTAGTGGATTACCTAAAGATGAAGGCTATGGAGTTACTTCACATTTAGGTACTAGTTCTGAAGGCAATGGAAGTCCTATGAAAACGATAGCTTCAGCATCTTTGGTGGGGATACCTTCCATAATATTCCtcttatataaggttaataacACATATTTCTTAAAGTATTAATATTAGGTAACATTCGTTCAATTTGATTA is from Plasmodium cynomolgi strain B DNA, scaffold: 0297, whole genome shotgun sequence and encodes:
- a CDS encoding hypothetical protein (putative) translates to VFKVLDHKLYPYIINAQWNNVEGEGITSITETKEYYGKDKDLSSGLPKDEGYGVTSHLGTSSEGNGSPMKTIASASLVGIPSIIFLLYKFTPIRTWIDPRIRTSKIELNNFFQGSNELQSHDYNLDTSYMDFKRFNIAYQSR